In the genome of Vanacampus margaritifer isolate UIUO_Vmar chromosome 1, RoL_Vmar_1.0, whole genome shotgun sequence, one region contains:
- the LOC144057012 gene encoding deoxyribonuclease-1-like isoform X1 translates to MKIAAFNVQRFGLTKVSNPDVLSALVKIVSRYDIILILEVVDVSGAAVELFVKELNRVNARHHYAQQLSSRLGRNRYKEQFLFLYRDDVVDLIDRYQYEDNQDSDVDAFCREPYILHFKPCNTVLKDIVMIPVRTTSWDTEKELDELYDVFLAVKEKWKTDNVMILGDFNADGKYVTQKGMKELRIRSDKNFHWLISDDMDTTANTENAHTYDRIVVYGDDMMAAIVPQSAKPFNFHREFSMTEELVSSMLCHTTNNKSSHAVLCTLPQALKVSDRYPVEVELSSSLPFWMTHHTQKGGTEYTLHPTVMNPSTGCLRNDVLTLQKENLYLEREKLQLEISLLKHQLASLSRV, encoded by the exons ATGAAGATTGCTGCGTTCAATGTCCAGAGATTTGGACTAACAAAAGTCTCAAATCCAGATGTACTCTCAGCTCTGGTTAAG ATTGTGTCTCGATATGACATCATCCTGATTTTAGAGGTTGTGGATGTCAGTGGCGCGGCGGTTGAACTGTTTGTAAAGGAACTTAATAG AGTCAACGCACGCCATCATTATGCTCAGCAGCTTAGTAGCCGATTGGGAAGGAACAGATACAAGGAACAGTTCCTCTTCCTTTACAG GGATGACGTTGTCGACCTAATTGACCGCTATCAATATGAAGACAATCAAGACAGTGACGTGGATGCCTTTTGCAGGGAACCTTATATTCTGCATTTCAAACCATGCAACACTG TGCTGAAGGATATAGTGATGATTCCAGTTCGGACCACATCGTGGGATACAGAGAAAGAGCTAGATGAACTCTATGATGTCTTCCTGGCGGTCAAGGAGAAATGGAAAACGGAT AACGTAATGATCCTGGGTGACTTCAATGCAGATGGAAAATATGTAACTCAAAAAGGAATGAAAGAGCTTCGCATTCGCAGTGACAAGAATTTTCACTGGCTCATTAGTGACGATATGGACACAACTGCAAATACAGAAAATGCACATACCTATGACAG GATTGTCGTGTATGGAGACGACATGATGGCCGCCATTGTACCACAGTCAGCCAAACCATTCAATTTTCACAGAGAGTTTTCAATGACAGAAGAATTGGTGAGTTCTATGTTATGTCACACGACTAACAATAAATCATCTCACGCTGTGTTATGCACACTTCCACAGGCACTGAAAGTGAGTGACCGCTACCCAGTTGAGGTGGAGTTGAGCAGCTCCCTTCCTTTCTGGATGACACATCACACCCAGAAAGGTGGCACTGAATACACACTGCATCCAACAGTAATGAACCCTTCCACAG GGTGTTTGCGCAATGATGTGTTGACACTGCAGAAGGAAAACCTCTATCTGGAACGAGAAAAACTCCAACTTGAGATTTCCTTGTTAAAACATCAGCTTGCCTCACTCAGTAGAGTATGA
- the LOC144057012 gene encoding deoxyribonuclease-1-like isoform X2, producing MKIAAFNVQRFGLTKVSNPDVLSALVKIVSRYDIILILEVVDVSGAAVELFVKELNRVNARHHYAQQLSSRLGRNRYKEQFLFLYRDDVVDLIDRYQYEDNQDSDVDAFCREPYILHFKPCNTVLKDIVMIPVRTTSWDTEKELDELYDVFLAVKEKWKTDNVMILGDFNADGKYVTQKGMKELRIRSDKNFHWLISDDMDTTANTENAHTYDRIVVYGDDMMAAIVPQSAKPFNFHREFSMTEELALKVSDRYPVEVELSSSLPFWMTHHTQKGGTEYTLHPTVMNPSTGCLRNDVLTLQKENLYLEREKLQLEISLLKHQLASLSRV from the exons ATGAAGATTGCTGCGTTCAATGTCCAGAGATTTGGACTAACAAAAGTCTCAAATCCAGATGTACTCTCAGCTCTGGTTAAG ATTGTGTCTCGATATGACATCATCCTGATTTTAGAGGTTGTGGATGTCAGTGGCGCGGCGGTTGAACTGTTTGTAAAGGAACTTAATAG AGTCAACGCACGCCATCATTATGCTCAGCAGCTTAGTAGCCGATTGGGAAGGAACAGATACAAGGAACAGTTCCTCTTCCTTTACAG GGATGACGTTGTCGACCTAATTGACCGCTATCAATATGAAGACAATCAAGACAGTGACGTGGATGCCTTTTGCAGGGAACCTTATATTCTGCATTTCAAACCATGCAACACTG TGCTGAAGGATATAGTGATGATTCCAGTTCGGACCACATCGTGGGATACAGAGAAAGAGCTAGATGAACTCTATGATGTCTTCCTGGCGGTCAAGGAGAAATGGAAAACGGAT AACGTAATGATCCTGGGTGACTTCAATGCAGATGGAAAATATGTAACTCAAAAAGGAATGAAAGAGCTTCGCATTCGCAGTGACAAGAATTTTCACTGGCTCATTAGTGACGATATGGACACAACTGCAAATACAGAAAATGCACATACCTATGACAG GATTGTCGTGTATGGAGACGACATGATGGCCGCCATTGTACCACAGTCAGCCAAACCATTCAATTTTCACAGAGAGTTTTCAATGACAGAAGAATTG GCACTGAAAGTGAGTGACCGCTACCCAGTTGAGGTGGAGTTGAGCAGCTCCCTTCCTTTCTGGATGACACATCACACCCAGAAAGGTGGCACTGAATACACACTGCATCCAACAGTAATGAACCCTTCCACAG GGTGTTTGCGCAATGATGTGTTGACACTGCAGAAGGAAAACCTCTATCTGGAACGAGAAAAACTCCAACTTGAGATTTCCTTGTTAAAACATCAGCTTGCCTCACTCAGTAGAGTATGA
- the LOC144057012 gene encoding deoxyribonuclease-1-like isoform X3 → MYSQLWLRVNARHHYAQQLSSRLGRNRYKEQFLFLYRDDVVDLIDRYQYEDNQDSDVDAFCREPYILHFKPCNTVLKDIVMIPVRTTSWDTEKELDELYDVFLAVKEKWKTDNVMILGDFNADGKYVTQKGMKELRIRSDKNFHWLISDDMDTTANTENAHTYDRIVVYGDDMMAAIVPQSAKPFNFHREFSMTEELVSSMLCHTTNNKSSHAVLCTLPQALKVSDRYPVEVELSSSLPFWMTHHTQKGGTEYTLHPTVMNPSTGCLRNDVLTLQKENLYLEREKLQLEISLLKHQLASLSRV, encoded by the exons ATGTACTCTCAGCTCTGGTTAAG AGTCAACGCACGCCATCATTATGCTCAGCAGCTTAGTAGCCGATTGGGAAGGAACAGATACAAGGAACAGTTCCTCTTCCTTTACAG GGATGACGTTGTCGACCTAATTGACCGCTATCAATATGAAGACAATCAAGACAGTGACGTGGATGCCTTTTGCAGGGAACCTTATATTCTGCATTTCAAACCATGCAACACTG TGCTGAAGGATATAGTGATGATTCCAGTTCGGACCACATCGTGGGATACAGAGAAAGAGCTAGATGAACTCTATGATGTCTTCCTGGCGGTCAAGGAGAAATGGAAAACGGAT AACGTAATGATCCTGGGTGACTTCAATGCAGATGGAAAATATGTAACTCAAAAAGGAATGAAAGAGCTTCGCATTCGCAGTGACAAGAATTTTCACTGGCTCATTAGTGACGATATGGACACAACTGCAAATACAGAAAATGCACATACCTATGACAG GATTGTCGTGTATGGAGACGACATGATGGCCGCCATTGTACCACAGTCAGCCAAACCATTCAATTTTCACAGAGAGTTTTCAATGACAGAAGAATTGGTGAGTTCTATGTTATGTCACACGACTAACAATAAATCATCTCACGCTGTGTTATGCACACTTCCACAGGCACTGAAAGTGAGTGACCGCTACCCAGTTGAGGTGGAGTTGAGCAGCTCCCTTCCTTTCTGGATGACACATCACACCCAGAAAGGTGGCACTGAATACACACTGCATCCAACAGTAATGAACCCTTCCACAG GGTGTTTGCGCAATGATGTGTTGACACTGCAGAAGGAAAACCTCTATCTGGAACGAGAAAAACTCCAACTTGAGATTTCCTTGTTAAAACATCAGCTTGCCTCACTCAGTAGAGTATGA